In the genome of Candidatus Methylomirabilota bacterium, one region contains:
- a CDS encoding alpha/beta hydrolase, with protein sequence MSAIATPSTDVKWTTEEIRVAGSLLRLRKGGAGDPMLVLHHEIGSPERLPFYDALARRFSVYLPSHPGYDGSERPAWMRNVRDVAVTYQALIAAQKLSKVSVVGLGFGGWMAAEMASMAPRALHRLVLVGAMGIKPVQGEILDEAIVSYIDYVRAGFENQEIFDQVFGAEPPTPLLEQWDLNREMTFRIAWKPYMYNPTLPHLLGGVQTPALIVWGRGDRIVPLECGEAYSRALPQSRLAVIEGAGHFIDMEQPEALAKLVTEFAAQP encoded by the coding sequence GTGAGTGCCATCGCGACACCGTCGACCGACGTGAAGTGGACAACCGAAGAGATCCGCGTGGCGGGATCGCTCCTACGCCTGCGCAAGGGCGGGGCGGGCGACCCCATGCTCGTGCTCCATCACGAGATCGGGAGCCCGGAGCGCCTGCCCTTCTACGACGCTCTGGCGCGCCGTTTCAGCGTGTACCTGCCCTCGCACCCGGGCTATGACGGATCGGAGCGGCCGGCCTGGATGCGGAACGTCCGAGACGTCGCCGTGACCTATCAGGCCCTCATCGCCGCGCAGAAGCTCTCCAAGGTCTCCGTGGTCGGGCTGGGTTTCGGCGGCTGGATGGCCGCGGAGATGGCGAGCATGGCCCCGCGTGCATTGCATCGCCTCGTCCTCGTGGGCGCCATGGGCATCAAGCCTGTCCAGGGCGAGATCCTCGACGAGGCCATCGTCAGCTACATCGACTACGTGCGCGCCGGCTTCGAGAACCAGGAGATCTTCGACCAGGTCTTCGGAGCCGAGCCGCCCACCCCGCTCCTCGAACAGTGGGACCTGAACCGGGAAATGACCTTCCGCATCGCGTGGAAGCCGTACATGTACAACCCGACGCTGCCGCATCTCCTGGGCGGGGTGCAGACGCCCGCCCTCATCGTGTGGGGCCGGGGCGACCGGATCGTGCCGCTGGAATGCGGCGAGGCGTATTCGCGCGCGCTGCCCCAGAGCCGTCTCGCCGTGATCGAAGGGGCGGGCCATTTCATCGACATGGAGCAGCCCGAGGCGCTCGCCAAGCTCGTGACCGAGTTCGCCGCTCAGCCGTGA